From the Flavobacterium galactosidilyticum genome, one window contains:
- a CDS encoding tetratricopeptide repeat protein, with protein sequence MNTIRIFFLLLITLAFHTSFAQKDGYWDKTRATTEEITVSARNRIIIKTQDFPEGTTEVVFRITLLDKNQQMAGSLVSVLKSIPDPTGITQGSAGAVFILSKISGEDKCKYAIFSSADLATKYKENGKTDNACLVQDTPVSKDAKLLSTEKSACMKSNSSNLWFGFESKNWIMNQKVILEVVPWVDNKLSRGWTTENKKSIIEQCKTSNLAQKMSNSDDFCVCILDKIQTKYKFKEFQKLLAVERAKAFKDFGNSCFGEINLSTAVYEDLRKQAALLAKQGKQGEAITKLAIIINDGKATALDYNSIGSNYILTKQYGKAIKFLKEGEKLDDVELLIKLNLAHAYLLNDNYSSAKAIYKEYQAQNVTDSLSWNEKVKQDFEIFKKVGIQNKDFGRVLNLFN encoded by the coding sequence ATGAATACGATAAGAATATTTTTTCTGCTTTTAATAACACTTGCATTTCATACCAGCTTTGCACAAAAAGACGGTTATTGGGACAAAACCCGAGCTACAACCGAAGAAATTACAGTTTCCGCAAGAAATAGAATCATTATTAAAACCCAAGATTTTCCAGAAGGAACTACCGAAGTCGTTTTTAGAATAACACTTTTGGATAAAAATCAGCAAATGGCTGGTAGCTTGGTTTCAGTTTTAAAATCAATTCCAGATCCTACAGGAATTACGCAAGGTTCAGCAGGAGCCGTTTTCATCTTATCTAAAATTTCAGGAGAAGATAAATGCAAGTATGCGATTTTCTCATCTGCAGATTTGGCTACAAAATATAAAGAAAACGGAAAAACGGATAACGCTTGTTTAGTGCAAGATACGCCTGTAAGCAAGGATGCGAAATTACTTTCTACAGAAAAATCAGCTTGTATGAAATCAAATTCCAGTAATTTATGGTTTGGTTTCGAAAGCAAGAATTGGATCATGAATCAAAAAGTTATTCTTGAAGTGGTGCCATGGGTAGATAATAAACTCAGTCGAGGTTGGACTACTGAAAACAAAAAATCAATAATCGAGCAATGTAAAACTTCTAATTTGGCTCAAAAAATGAGCAATTCAGACGACTTTTGTGTCTGTATATTGGATAAAATACAAACGAAGTATAAGTTCAAGGAATTTCAGAAATTACTTGCTGTAGAGCGTGCTAAAGCTTTCAAGGATTTTGGTAACAGTTGTTTTGGAGAAATTAATCTTTCAACGGCTGTTTATGAAGATTTACGTAAACAAGCTGCTTTGTTAGCAAAACAAGGAAAACAAGGTGAAGCTATCACGAAATTAGCAATAATAATTAATGATGGAAAAGCAACTGCATTAGACTATAATTCCATTGGGAGTAATTATATTTTGACAAAACAATATGGGAAAGCTATAAAATTCCTTAAGGAAGGCGAGAAGCTCGATGATGTTGAGCTATTGATAAAACTAAATTTAGCGCATGCCTATTTATTAAATGACAATTATTCATCGGCTAAAGCTATTTATAAGGAATACCAAGCTCAAAATGTAACGGATAGTTTGAGTTGGAATGAAAAAGTAAAACAAGACTTTGAGATATTCAAAAAAGTAGGAATTCAAAATAAGGATTTTGGAAGAGTTTTGAATTTGTTTAACTAG